From the genome of Candidatus Bathyarchaeota archaeon:
GAATAGGTCAGGTTCAAAGCCACCCTCATCATCGGTATCAGAGGCGGATAGATCATTCTGACCATGTAAGATATTCCGAAAGCAAGAAATGCCAGACCTAATATTACCCATCGATAACTGTCACTTGACAACGGTCAACACCATGTCGGCATTCAAAAGGTTACTCCGCATGACTGCAATTTATTATTTCCTACAACACCTGTTCTACTGCTTCAATCAAATGTACATTATTTAGCAGTGAGTCTAGTCGATTTGGAATGCTCATGTCGGATATGCGCCGCAGGTCCTGCAATGTCTTGAATATGCTGGTACGCCTGCACCGCAGTAGAGACATCGCTTATCGTTTCCACAAGGTTCAGGAATATAGCCGACTTCTTGCATGTAAATCTTATAATAATATAGATGTTCTCTGTTTATGAATTTTACAGGATGACGGCTCAAGTCAATATCCTCTACTTGTTTTTCAATGATTTCTCTGAGCTTTGTGAAGCCTGAACCTGCCTCGATAGGTGTCTTTCTCCGCCAAATTATATCTTTGGGCAGATGATGTTTGAAAGATTCTCTGAGAATCCATTTTCCCCATTTAACGCCATCGATTTCTTTAACTTTCAACTCTGGATTTATGTTCAGTGCAAACTCTATAAGTTCTGAGTCTAAGAAAGGCTGCTTCACCTTGAGGCTTAAATAATCTCCCAGCGTATTTGAATTGAAACTCATAGATTTAACGATCTTAGGTATATGATCCTCCAGATTCATATGGTGCATGTAATCATATCCTGCGAAGAGTTCGTCACAGCCGTCGCCTGTCATAATGTTTCTACAATCATGCACTCTTGAGAGTTTGAGGCCGAAGTACGTGGCGAGGTCGTTCGGTATCGCTGGGTCGAATGTCTTTAAAACTCTTATGACTTCAGGGATTGACTGGATAGCTTCATCTATAGTTACCTTTTTAATGTATAATTTCATGTCGAGATATTCTGCGGCTAACCTGGCGAACTTAACATCTGTTCCGTAGTCTTCCAGGCTCACGGTGAACGCTGTAGGTTTTTGATGGGCTGCTGCTGCAATTATGCTTGAATCTAAGCCTCCAGACAGCAGTAAGCCTTCACCAAGGTTTCTACGGACTGCCTGAGTTACTCTAATCTTGACCAGTTCTTCATATCTAGGCATTATATTCACTTATTTTATCTGGATCAGTATGCATATATTTTTCCGTAGGGTCTATGCGTGTAAGGTATCAATTTAACAAATTCTTCACTCATGACCTCTTCTAATTGGAGGTTGAAGTCATGGCAATATTCCGTCAAGTATCCCTCCAATATTTTAATATCTGCCTCATGCAACTCAACCATTTTAACCTCTTTTCCAAGCTGGTGCCCCTTCAGTCTCCCTCGAATATACATGGCCCCACCATGCATCCCTGTTCCAATATAGCTTCCCGTTATCTCTAAATTCCTATCTTTCAATCCCAGCACAACTATGAGGCCTCCTGCCATATACTCCCCCAAAAAACTTTGTGTGCGTCCACCTATGATAATAACTGGATAGGATTCCTTGTAAGACTTCATATGTATGCCTACGCGGTAGCCGACATCGCCTTCAATAAAGATCTTTCCACCACGCATTGAGTAGCCTGTTATGTCTCCTGTGTCTCCATGAATTATGATCTTGCCTGAATTCATTGTGTTTCCGATGCCATCTTGACCATTATCGAATACTGTTATGGTTGGGCCGTCCATAAAGGCTGCTAAATCGTTTCCTGGTACCCCGAAAATTTTAATATGTACATCTCCCCTCAATCCTGCACCGATATATCTTTGTCCATTGATATTCTCTAAAACTATTTCTTTCTCTCCTGCAAGTGCTGCTTGACGAATTTTCTCATTCAAAAATTTATAATGTAGTCCGCTAGCATCTATCCTCATACTTCTAATCCCGGTCCAGATACCAAGTGTTTTCTATATTCTTTTGGTAGAGATATTAAACCGAAATCTTCTTTGAGAATATGCTCTTTGAAACTTGATATGTCTACCTTGTCGATGATGAGGTTTCGATATATTCCGGCCCTATCAATATTGTTGATAAATATGGCTCCGACTATATTGTTTTCCTTCAGAACAATTTTCTTGTAGACCTGTTTTTCGTCATTATAATATTCTATTGTTTCATATTCGTCTCCCTTAGGATCCGTTAAACCCATAGATATCGTTGGTAAGTTGCAGAGTTCGATTGAGTTCATGACGATGCCTCCTGTATATTCTTTTGTTATCCCAGCCATGTTGCAGCCGGCTATGCTGCCCTGTCGGTAGGCGTTTGGCCAGATGGCTATGGGGCGTGTTACTCCTGCTGTGAGATCAAGGCCTTCAGCAACATCTCCAGCAGCATATATGTCTGGAACGTTTGTTTGCATGTGACTGTCCACTATGATTCCTCGATTCGTCTTGATATCCGTATTCCTGACAAGATCTATGTTCGGCGTCACACCAATAGCGAATATGACCATGTCACAATTTATTTTCTTCCCATCCTTCAAGATTACAGCGGAGACTCTGCCTCTGCCCTTAATCTTGGAGACAGTATTACCAGTGATGACTTCGCAACCAATCTTTCTCAGACTTTGCTCTATGATGCTAGATGCTTTCTTGTCGAAAGTCGCGCTCAATATTCTGTCAGCTAATTCAATTATGCTAACTTTCATTTTTAGCATCGTCAATGCCTCGACTGTTTTAAGCCCTATCAATCCTCCTCCGACCACAACAGTCTCCCCTACTCTATATTGATCAATGTATTTTCTGATCCTCTTCAAATCATCAAATTTTGTGAATGTGAAGACTCCATGAAGATCTCTACCTTGAATATTTGGAGAGATTGGGATTCCACCTGTTGATATCAGCAATTTATTGAAATATATCTTATCTCCATCTTTGAGAGTGATGTATTTTTCCTTCGTATTTAAAGACGTAGCTTTTACTCCTAGGATGGTCTTAACTTTATTCTTGTCATAGAAACTCTTATCCCGATAAAAAATTGTATCTTCTGAGATTTTACCTGCAAGTGCATATGTTATGAGTGGCCTTGAATAGGCTGAGTAGGGCTCATCTGATATGATTAATATTTTGCCGTCGCCGTCATGGTTTCGTATAGCCTCTACAGCAGCTACGGCGGCTACTGAATTTCCAATAATCACATATTCGATCAATTGCTTTCACCTGAATTCTAGGGCTTCGTTCGGACAGTTTGCCACACATACTGGGACCTCCTCTCCATAGCATAGATCACATTTTGAGGCGACTCCCAATCCCCCTTTTCCCCTCATTATGACGCCGAAAGGGCATACCATGATGCACATCCAACAGCCGACGCACTTGCTGTCGTTGCAAAGGACAGCGCCCGTGTCAGGATCTCGATACATAGCGCTGGTTATGCAGGCTTCTACACATGGGGGGTCTTCACAGTGGCGGCATTGGAGGGCGAATGAGAGGTGGCCTTTCTCCTCCACCAATATTCGGGAGATAGGCTTTGGATACTCACCTTTGTAGGCCTTGATTATTTTCTTAGACTTTGAATGTTGGACTAAACAGTATACTTCACAGAGTCTACATCCAATGCATACATCCTCTTTAATGTAGATCCGCTTCATCTTACCATGCCTCACCAGCCGGTTTTATCCCGAGAATCTTCAAATCGACATCTGTAAGCCCCACACCCCTCAACTGCTCTCTATTTCCGCGGAGGCTCTCAATCGCATTGATGCCCATTCCGCCGAGCATCTCCTTGATTTCCAACGACCATGCTCTTAGTAGATTCAAAAGTCTCCTCGCGCCAATTTCAGGGTTCAGTCTCTTCGTCAGGTAGGGATCTTGTGTGGCTATACCCCAATTACATTTTCCAGTGTAGCATTTTTGGCATAGGTGGCAGCCCATCGCTACTAGGGCTGCGGTTGCAATGTATACTGCGTCTGCTCCTAGCGCGATTGCTTTCACAATGTCTGCACTGGACCTTATGCCGCCGCCGACTATCAGAGATGCTTCATGTCTAATTCCCTCCTCTCGGAGACGACTGTCAACTACAGCTGTGGCCAGCTCTATCGGTATCCCAACATTGTCCCTGATGACTGTAGGAGCTGCTCCGGTCCCTCCTCGAATACCGTCGATTGCTACGAAGTCAGCGCCTGCCCTGACTATACCGCTTGCAATTGGGGCAACATTGTGAACAGCAGCTATCTTCACCCCTACCGGTTTCCTATATCCGGTAGCTTCCTTCAATGCGTAGATCAGTTGGCGTAGATCCTCAATCGAGTAGATGTCATGGTGTGGGGCTGGGGATATGGCGTCTGTCCCCTCAGGGATCATTCTGGTCTTGCTTATCTCCTCACTCACTTTCTCGCCTGGTAGGTGGCCTCCAATTCCCGGCTTTGCCCCTTGACCTATCTTTATCTC
Proteins encoded in this window:
- a CDS encoding NAD(P)/FAD-dependent oxidoreductase — translated: MEYVIIGNSVAAVAAVEAIRNHDGDGKILIISDEPYSAYSRPLITYALAGKISEDTIFYRDKSFYDKNKVKTILGVKATSLNTKEKYITLKDGDKIYFNKLLISTGGIPISPNIQGRDLHGVFTFTKFDDLKRIRKYIDQYRVGETVVVGGGLIGLKTVEALTMLKMKVSIIELADRILSATFDKKASSIIEQSLRKIGCEVITGNTVSKIKGRGRVSAVILKDGKKINCDMVIFAIGVTPNIDLVRNTDIKTNRGIIVDSHMQTNVPDIYAAGDVAEGLDLTAGVTRPIAIWPNAYRQGSIAGCNMAGITKEYTGGIVMNSIELCNLPTISMGLTDPKGDEYETIEYYNDEKQVYKKIVLKENNIVGAIFINNIDRAGIYRNLIIDKVDISSFKEHILKEDFGLISLPKEYRKHLVSGPGLEV
- a CDS encoding 4Fe-4S dicluster domain-containing protein, yielding MKRIYIKEDVCIGCRLCEVYCLVQHSKSKKIIKAYKGEYPKPISRILVEEKGHLSFALQCRHCEDPPCVEACITSAMYRDPDTGAVLCNDSKCVGCWMCIMVCPFGVIMRGKGGLGVASKCDLCYGEEVPVCVANCPNEALEFR
- a CDS encoding alpha-hydroxy-acid oxidizing protein → MTVTYVQPEFIVERDYEKCISCQVCCRQCANDVHIYDSEDDKVYAEDSRCVGCHRCVTLCPTHALKIINNPLHFKDNSHWTQRVIRDIYKQAEVGGVLLTGMGCDRPYPDYFSQIVLNASQVTNPSIDPLREPMELRTYIGKKPERLKIEVADDRPKLKTEISPQLELNAPILFSAMSFGSISYNAHLSLARASKEFGTFYNTGEGGLHPDLYKYGDRTIVQVASGRFGVHPEYLEAAAAIEIKIGQGAKPGIGGHLPGEKVSEEISKTRMIPEGTDAISPAPHHDIYSIEDLRQLIYALKEATGYRKPVGVKIAAVHNVAPIASGIVRAGADFVAIDGIRGGTGAAPTVIRDNVGIPIELATAVVDSRLREEGIRHEASLIVGGGIRSSADIVKAIALGADAVYIATAALVAMGCHLCQKCYTGKCNWGIATQDPYLTKRLNPEIGARRLLNLLRAWSLEIKEMLGGMGINAIESLRGNREQLRGVGLTDVDLKILGIKPAGEAW